A section of the Phaseolus vulgaris cultivar G19833 chromosome 8, P. vulgaris v2.0, whole genome shotgun sequence genome encodes:
- the LOC137825558 gene encoding LOW QUALITY PROTEIN: SNF2 domain-containing protein CLASSY 4-like (The sequence of the model RefSeq protein was modified relative to this genomic sequence to represent the inferred CDS: inserted 1 base in 1 codon) — MSEMNRGAPIACRTRNNKRKLFENALLMSRKRKKAREQEAIFSNGVGASVKVEPGSVASLTSSAALAMNCEIVSERGSQRLGEHMGDPIVISDGDDGSEAEEGLRDPESDIFWVKVESKSEEDEGSLVLGDKVGNFGDDDYGREYENPVALSTDEDEDDHGDLLVSSTESEDDETSDEDFLVTNDGDDDGFETEDSTSDDSDGDDGCCCGGDVRGVHRKTVKGMVRKMESDTESSGICKRKGERKGNDQVDEEEQWIGADCTSATSSKSEIYKKEGKHATHKHEAKRVQNVIADFEVCGVHGGNSGCSLPSEVLENMKKSDRGDQSATLQQQIGDSTVVEKSGSKKHINAIDRVNTDVIERKENQHNKGTGLRSVSFSPKNQEKIGDSAKIVMEKDKEGKHKYWFNSNNREKVRVVDDETGDKELHELLRMPSTLKNKCYKFFTECFMGKSNSVKDDSNKLDEKDDDVAEGQTQPLVSRQPIPFHCGFMNEEEPIEKSEQEKELDVLWGEMDMLLRVEEIGTQVNNIGTNEARENEESPASKCKHDTIFNEQIGIYCRWCGWIETEIKYITPPFVDSERYGGRRVASDGGNISKLDRALLNEYDDDLEEIWSHNEGTVWDLIPNIKQSLYPHQQEGFEFIWTNLGGTIDLAKLKTVNPCNEGGCIISHAPGTGKTRLTMVFLQTYLQLFPKCLPVIIAPSNILLTWEDELRKWNLGIPFHNLNSTELSGKEQVINEVDWSGNQRQNKDAIRMVKLCSWYKEKSILLISYNLYEKLAGATSEGDGEKDKNNGKIEKKKHARTREYIESGMGKVLRDYPGLLVLDEGHTPRNQNSYIWKVLSESRTQKRILLSGTPFQNNFLELYNILCLMKPSFPDSIPQELKKFCQSRLMHRRKASKDMSWEPVSSRNPADEKIKQLNLLMNPFVHVHDGSILQKNLPGLRECVLVLKPDTFQQETLESIEYAQNVLNFEHKLALVSVHPSLFLSCSLSKKEESIVDKGKLEKVRLNPYAGVKTKFLIEFIRLCDAVNEKVLVFSQFIDTLNLIKDQLESAFNWTLGMEVLYMYGKLDQKQKQFLINSFNEANSQAKVLLASIKASSEGISLVGASRVVILDVVWNPSVERQAICRAYRLGQKKVVFTYHLLAQGTPECTKYCKQAEKNRLSELVFSNRNAESDKIKRRGVMLEDFEDRVLDLLVQHEKLKEMIGECIIQPKKRXFGDFGPLIL, encoded by the exons ATGAGTGAAATGAATCGAGGGGCTCCCATTGCTTGCAGGACGCGTAACAACAAGAGAAAGTTGTTTGAGAATGCTTTACTAATGAGTCGGAAGAGGAAGAAGGCGCGGGAACAAGAAGCTATTTTCTCCAATGGTGTAGGTGCAAGTGTGAAAGTTGAACCTGGGTCCGTCGCTTCGTTGACATCTTCTGCTGCTCTTGCAATGAACTGTGAAATAGTATCGGAACGTGGTTCTCAGCGTCTGGGAGAGCATATGGGCGACCCTATTGTAATCAGTGATGGTGATGATGGCAGTGAGGCTGAAGAGGGGTTGAGGGATCCTGAGAGCGATATATTTTGGGTTAAAGTGGAAAGCAAGAGTGAGGAGGATGAAGGGTCTTTAGTGTTGGGTGATAAAGTTGGGAACTTTGGCGATGATGACTATGGCCGTGAATATGAAAACCCGGTTGCATTGTCGACTGATGAAGATGAGGATGATCATGGTGATTTGCTTGTGTCTTCAACTGAGAGTGAGGATGATGAGACGAGCGATGAAGATTTTCTGGTTACCAATGATGGCGATGATGATGGGTTTGAGACTGAAGACTCAACGAGTGACGACAGTGATGGCGATGATGGTTGTTGTTGTGGTGGTGATGTGAGGGGGGTTCACAGGAAGACGGTGAAGGGTATGGTGAGAAAGATGGAGAGTGATACTGAAAGCAGTGGAATTTGCAAAAGGAAAGGTGAAAGGAAAGGTAATGATCAGGTAGATGAGGAGGAGCAATGGATTGGCGCTGATTGTACTAGTGCGACCTCTAGTAAATCTGAGATTTACAAGAAGGAAGGAAAACATGCAACACATAAACATGAAGCAAAGAGAGTGCAAAATGTCATTGCTGATTTTGAAGTCTGTGGTGTTCACGGGGGAAATTCAGGTTGTTCTCTGCCTTCTGAAGTCCTGGAGAATATGAAAAAAAGTGATAGAGGTGATCAAAGTGCGACATTGCAGCAACAGATAGGAGATTCAACTGTGGTCGAGAAGAGCGGGAGCAAAAAACATATCAATGCCATTGACCGGGTGAATACTGATGTAATTGAAAGAAAAGAGAATCAACACAACAAAGGAACAGGTCTGAGGAGTGTTTCTTTTAGTCCAAAAAACCAAGAGAAGATAGGAGATTCTGCTAAAATTGTAATGGAAAAGGACAAGGAAGGGAAACATAAATATTGGTTTAATAGCAATAACCGTGAGAAGGTCAGGGTGGTGGATGATGAAACTGGTGACAAAGAGTTGCATGAACTCCTAAGGATGCCATCTACATTGAAAaacaaatgttataaattttttactgAATGTTTTATGGGCAAGAGTAATTCGGTTAAGGATGATTCAAATAAGTTGGATGAAAAGGATGATGATGTTGCTGAGGGTCAGACTCAGCCATTAGTTTCTAGGCAGCCAATCCCTTTTCATTGTGGCTTTATGAACGAAGAAGAACCTATAGAAAAGTCAGAGCAAGAGAAGGAGTTAGATGTGTTGTGGGGTGAAATGGATATGTTGCTTCGAGTTGAAGAAATTGGGACCCAG GTTAATAATATAGGGACAAATGAAGCAAGAGAAAACGAAGAAAGTCCAGCCTCGAAGTGCAAGCATGACACTATTTTTAACGAGCAGATTGGAATATATTGTAGATGGTGTGGTTGGATCGAGACTGAAATCAAATATATCACGCCACCATTT GTGGATTCTGAAAGATATGGTGGTAGAAGGGTGGCATCTGATGGAGGTAACATCTCGAAATTGGATAGGGCTCTGTTGAATGAGTATGATGATGACTTGGAGGAAATTTGGTCTCACAATGAAGGCACAGTTTGGGACCTTATTCCTAACATTAAACAAAGCTTGTATCCTCATCAACAAGAAGGGTTTGAGTTTATTTGGACAAACTTGGGAGGAACTATTGACCTCGCCAAATTGAAGACTGTTAACCCATGCAATGAAGGTGGCTGCATTATTTCTCATGCTCCTGGAACAGGAAAGACGAGGTTGACCATGGTGTTTCTTCAGACATATTTGCAATTGTTTCCAAAGTGTCTACCTGTTATCATTGCTCCTTCCAACATATTGCTTACTTGGGAAGACGAGCTGAGAAAGTGGAACTTAGGAATTCCATTCCATAACTTGAACAGTACTGAATTATCAGGAAAGGAACAAGTCATCAATGAAGTTGATTGGTCTGGCAATCAGAGGCAGAATAAGGATGCCATACGGATGGTGAAGTTGTGTTCATGGTACAAAGAGAAGAGCATTCTATTAATCAGCTACAACTTGTATGAGAAGCTAGCAGGGGCCACGTCTGAGGGTGATGGGGAAAAAGATAAGAATAATGGAAAGATCGAGAAAAAGAAACATGCAAGGACAAGGGAGTACATTGAAAGTGGAATGGGAAAGGTTCTGCGTGACTATCCTGGTTTGCTAGTACTTGACGAAGGACACACTCCTCGGAATCAGAATAGTTATATTTGGAAGGTTCTTTCTGAAAGTAGAACTCAGAAGCGAATTCTTCTCTCAGGGACTCCTTTTCAGAACAACTTTTTGGAACTTTACAATATTTTGTGCTTAATGAAACCATCCTTTCCTGACAGCATCCCACAAGAACTCAAGAAGTTTTGCCAAAGTAGACTTATGCACCGAAGGAAAGCATCAAAAGACATGAGTTGGGAACCTGTTTCTTCTCGAAATCCAGctgatgaaaaaataaaacagcTAAATTTGCTGATGAACCCCTTTGTTCATGTTCACGACGGTAGCATTCTTCAGAAGAACCTTCCTGGGTTGAGAGAATGTGTGTTGGTTCTGAAGCCAGACACTTTTCAGCAAGAAACTCTAGAGAGCATTGAATACGCTCAAAACGTTCTAAACTTTGAACACAAGTTGGCCTTGGTCTCAGTCCATCCATCCCTTTTCCTCAGCTGCTCTTTgtcaaaaaaagaagaatccatTGTTGACAAGGGTAAGTTGGAAAAAGTTAGATTGAACCCTTATGCAGGAGTGAAAACCAAATTTCTGATCGAGTTTATAAGACTATGTGATGCAGTTAATGAGAAAGTCCTTGTTTTCAGCCAATTCATTGATACTTTAAACTTAATCAAGGACCAGCTCGAGTCAGCCTTCAATTGGACTTTGGGGATGGAAGTGTTATATATGTATGGCAAGCTTgaccaaaaacaaaaacagttcCTCATTAATAGTTTCAATGAAGCAAATAGCCAAGCAAAGGTGTTACTTGCTTCTATAAAAGCATCTTCTGAAGGCATTAGCTTAGTTGGAGCTTCAAGGGTCGTGATTCTTGATGTTGTTTGGAATCCCTCAGTCGAAAGGCAAGCTATTTGCCGAGCATACAGACTAGGACAAAAGAAGGTTGTTTTCACTTATCATCTACTTGCCCAGGGCACCCCTGAATGCACCAAATACTGCAAACAAGCAGAAAAGAACCGGTTATCTGAACTGGTTTTCTCAAATAGAAATGCTGAAAGCGATAAGATCAAGAGAAGGGGAGTAATGCTTGAGGATTTTGAAGATAGAGTTCTTGATCTCCTGGTTCAGCATGAAAAACTCAAGGAGATGATTGGTGAATGTATAATCCAACCTAAGAAGA GATTTGGAGATTTTGGGCCCCTGATCCTTTGA